From Apium graveolens cultivar Ventura chromosome 9, ASM990537v1, whole genome shotgun sequence, the proteins below share one genomic window:
- the LOC141686178 gene encoding uncharacterized protein LOC141686178, giving the protein MSTWSKPAVGTVKVNVKGSFLRSHMRASVACIMRDSNGNWMKGCKSMIGLAVPMTAEQWSIWYGLKMVNNPDEDYDMFDLVLMIRKIMYEKWDFCDVVHIPSTSNAPVAALANEAINDHGGLEDVIVPPSSIQGLLLADKMA; this is encoded by the exons ATGTCTACTTGGAGTAAGCCTGCTGTAGGGACTGTCAAGGTCAATGTCAAGGGTTCCTTTCTTAGGTCTCACATGAGGGCTTCTGTGGCATgcataatgagagactcaaatgGAAACTGGATGAAAGGGTGCAAGAGTATGATTGGGTTGGCAGTGCCAATGACTGCAGAACAGTGGTCCATCTGGTATGGTTTGAAGATG GTGAACAACCCTGATGAAGACTATGACATGTTTGATTTGGTGTTGATGATCAGGAAGATCATGTATGAGAAGTGGGATTTCTGTGATGTTGTGCACATCCCCAGCACCTCAAATGCACCTGTTGCTGCTCTTGCCAATGAGGCAATCAATGATCATGGTGGCCTTGAGGATGTTATTGTGCCACCATCATCCATACAGGGCCTCTTGCTTGCAGACAAGATGGCTTGA